A genomic region of Ewingella sp. CoE-038-23 contains the following coding sequences:
- a CDS encoding cytochrome o ubiquinol oxidase subunit III: MATDTLTNHDAAHAEHGHHDAGETKVFGFWIYLMSDCVLFASLFATYAVLVHGTAGGPSGKDIFELPFVLVETFFLLFSSITYGMAMLGMTKGSVKAVNSWLFLTFLFGLGFIAMELYEFHHLIKEGYGPDRSGFLSAFFALVATHGLHVTCGLIWIITMMVQVSRRGLTAVNQTRLMCLSLFWHFLDVVWICVFTVVYLMGVLA; this comes from the coding sequence ATGGCAACTGATACCCTGACTAACCACGACGCAGCCCATGCAGAGCATGGGCACCACGACGCAGGTGAAACCAAAGTCTTCGGCTTCTGGATCTACCTGATGAGCGACTGCGTACTGTTCGCGAGCTTGTTCGCAACTTACGCAGTACTGGTGCACGGGACCGCTGGCGGCCCGTCTGGTAAAGATATTTTTGAACTGCCATTCGTACTGGTAGAAACCTTCTTCCTGCTGTTCAGTAGTATTACTTACGGCATGGCGATGCTGGGCATGACTAAAGGCAGCGTAAAAGCTGTTAACAGCTGGTTGTTCCTGACCTTCCTGTTTGGTCTTGGCTTCATCGCGATGGAACTCTATGAATTCCATCACTTGATTAAAGAAGGCTACGGTCCGGATCGCAGTGGTTTCTTGTCAGCGTTCTTCGCGCTGGTAGCAACCCACGGTCTGCACGTAACTTGTGGCCTGATCTGGATCATCACCATGATGGTACAGGTTAGCCGTCGCGGCCTGACCGCAGTTAACCAAACCCGCCTGATGTGCCTGAGCCTGTTCTGGCACTTCCTGGACGTGGTATGGATCTGCGTATTCACCGTTGTTTATCTGATGGGGGTATTAGCATGA
- the cyoA gene encoding cytochrome o ubiquinol oxidase subunit II: protein MRLKKYNKSIGMLSLFASALMLSGCNTALMDPKGAIGLEQRTLILTAIGLMLIVVIPVIIMAFAFAWKYRASNTNAKYSPNWSHSNKIEAVVWTVPIIIIAILATITWKTTHELDPFKPIVSDQKTLTVEVVSLDWKWLFIYPEQGIATVNELVIPKDVPVQFKVTSDSVMNSFFIPQLGGQIYAMAGMQTQLHLIANEAGTYKGISSNFSGRGFSGMKFNTIATPTREDFDAWVAKVKSAPNQLATTDDFNKLAAQSIDNPVEYFASVKPELFKEIIGKFMGDMNMHKGQTMPMPAGTDMKGMDMGDHAHAAGAEE, encoded by the coding sequence ATGAGACTTAAGAAATACAATAAAAGTATTGGGATGTTGTCCTTATTTGCATCTGCTTTAATGTTAAGTGGTTGCAATACGGCATTGATGGATCCCAAAGGAGCAATTGGACTCGAGCAGAGAACGCTGATACTGACCGCAATCGGATTAATGCTGATCGTGGTTATACCAGTTATTATCATGGCCTTTGCATTTGCATGGAAGTATCGCGCTTCTAATACAAACGCTAAGTACAGCCCGAACTGGTCCCATTCCAACAAAATCGAAGCCGTGGTCTGGACGGTTCCAATTATCATCATTGCCATCCTGGCAACGATAACTTGGAAAACCACTCACGAACTTGACCCGTTCAAGCCTATCGTATCTGACCAAAAGACCCTGACAGTTGAAGTGGTTTCTTTGGACTGGAAATGGTTGTTCATTTATCCAGAACAAGGCATCGCAACTGTTAACGAATTGGTTATCCCTAAAGATGTTCCGGTTCAGTTCAAAGTCACTTCTGACTCTGTGATGAACTCGTTCTTTATTCCTCAGTTAGGCGGACAGATTTACGCGATGGCGGGTATGCAGACTCAGTTGCATTTGATTGCAAACGAAGCTGGTACCTATAAAGGCATCTCGTCAAACTTCAGTGGCCGCGGTTTCTCTGGCATGAAGTTCAACACCATTGCTACTCCTACGCGTGAAGACTTTGACGCATGGGTTGCGAAAGTGAAGAGCGCGCCAAACCAACTGGCAACCACTGACGACTTCAACAAACTGGCAGCGCAAAGTATCGACAACCCGGTTGAATACTTCGCAAGCGTCAAACCTGAATTGTTCAAAGAAATTATTGGCAAATTCATGGGTGATATGAACATGCACAAAGGCCAGACAATGCCAATGCCAGCCGGCACTGACATGAAAGGCATGGACATGGGCGATCATGCTCACGCAGCCGGAGCCGAGGAATAA
- the ampG gene encoding muropeptide MFS transporter AmpG has translation MVSQYFKIFTQRNTLILLLLGFASGLPLALTSGTLQAWMTVENVDLKTIGIFSLVGQAYVFKFLWSPMMDRYTPSFFGRRRGWLILTQLLLVASIFAMGYLDPAKELFWLAALAVLIAFASASQDIVFDAYKTDLLPAAERGSGAAVSVLGYRLAMLVSGGLALWIADRYLGWQHMYWLMAGLMLIGVVATIMAPEPDVSEPAPRTIEIAVVAPLKDFFSRNNAWLILLLIVMYKMGDAFAGSLSTTFLIRGVGFDAGEVGLVNKTLGLLATIIGALYGGMVMQRLSLFRALMIFGILQAVSNAGYWILAVTDKHIYSMGAAIFFENLCGGMGTAAFVALLMTLCNKSFSATQFALLSALSAVGRVYVGPIAGWFVEAHGWPLFYLFSIAAAVPGLLLLAICRQTLEHTQNTDEFLPRTLFASHYRLALRILMVGCLLLAAWLVLLITNSLEWTTFTSLPQKLIEAGAVICLFGIALGSILDFVALRRLRRV, from the coding sequence GTAAGCCAGTACTTCAAAATCTTCACACAGCGCAATACGCTGATATTACTGCTGCTCGGGTTTGCATCCGGCTTACCTCTGGCATTGACCTCGGGCACGCTGCAAGCCTGGATGACCGTCGAGAATGTCGATTTAAAAACCATTGGGATTTTCTCTCTGGTCGGCCAGGCCTACGTTTTCAAGTTCCTCTGGTCCCCGATGATGGACCGCTACACCCCCTCTTTCTTCGGCCGCCGTCGTGGATGGTTAATCCTCACCCAGCTGCTGTTGGTGGCCTCGATTTTCGCTATGGGCTATCTCGATCCGGCGAAAGAGCTGTTCTGGCTGGCTGCGTTGGCAGTACTGATCGCCTTTGCTTCCGCCTCGCAAGATATTGTTTTTGATGCCTATAAGACGGATCTTCTGCCCGCCGCCGAGCGTGGCAGTGGTGCGGCCGTGTCGGTATTGGGCTATCGATTGGCGATGCTGGTTTCTGGCGGGTTGGCGCTGTGGATAGCCGATCGCTACCTCGGCTGGCAACACATGTACTGGTTGATGGCGGGCCTGATGCTGATTGGCGTGGTGGCCACCATTATGGCGCCGGAGCCTGATGTCTCTGAGCCAGCACCTCGTACCATAGAAATTGCAGTCGTAGCCCCTCTCAAAGACTTTTTCAGCCGCAACAACGCCTGGCTGATTCTGCTGCTGATTGTGATGTACAAGATGGGCGACGCGTTCGCGGGGAGCCTGAGTACTACTTTCCTGATTCGCGGCGTGGGGTTTGACGCCGGGGAAGTGGGCTTGGTGAACAAAACCCTTGGTCTGTTAGCGACGATTATTGGCGCGCTGTATGGCGGCATGGTGATGCAGCGCCTCAGCCTGTTCCGCGCGTTAATGATTTTCGGCATTTTGCAGGCCGTTTCCAACGCGGGATACTGGATTTTGGCGGTCACGGATAAGCACATCTACTCTATGGGCGCGGCGATCTTCTTCGAAAATCTGTGCGGAGGAATGGGCACCGCCGCGTTCGTCGCGCTGTTAATGACGCTATGCAATAAGTCGTTCTCCGCCACCCAGTTTGCGCTGCTCTCGGCGTTGTCCGCCGTTGGCCGGGTGTACGTCGGGCCGATCGCCGGTTGGTTTGTCGAAGCACATGGCTGGCCGCTGTTCTATCTCTTCTCCATCGCCGCCGCCGTGCCGGGGTTGCTACTGCTGGCTATCTGCCGCCAAACCCTTGAACACACGCAAAACACCGACGAGTTCTTACCACGCACTCTATTCGCCAGCCATTACCGACTGGCGCTGCGCATCTTAATGGTAGGTTGCTTACTGTTAGCGGCATGGCTGGTGCTATTGATCACCAACTCGCTGGAGTGGACCACCTTCACCTCTCTGCCGCAGAAACTGATCGAAGCCGGGGCTGTGATTTGCCTGTTCGGCATCGCGCTCGGCAGCATTCTCGACTTTGTGGCTCTGCGCCGCCTGCGTCGAGTTTAA
- the cyoE gene encoding heme o synthase, with translation MIKQYLQVTKPGIIFGNLISVVGGFLLAAKGSIDFPLFLATLVGVSLVVASGCVFNNFIDRDIDKIMERTKNRVLVKGLIPPKTTLVYATILGIAGFALLYIGANPLAMWLAVMGFVVYVGVYSLYMKRKSVYGTLIGSLSGAAPPVIGYCAVSGQFDMGALILLLIFSLWQMPHSYAIAIFRFKDYQAANIPVLPVVKGISVAKHHITVYIIAFMVATLMLTLSGYAGYKYLIVAAAVSVWWLGMALKGYKTENDIVWARKLFVFSIIAITSLSVMMSIDFNAASPNNLLTYVW, from the coding sequence ATGATTAAGCAATACCTGCAAGTAACGAAACCAGGAATTATTTTCGGTAATTTAATTTCTGTCGTCGGGGGATTCCTCCTTGCTGCCAAAGGCAGCATCGACTTCCCTCTCTTTCTCGCCACCTTAGTGGGCGTCTCGTTGGTTGTCGCATCGGGTTGTGTTTTCAACAACTTTATTGACCGCGACATCGACAAGATTATGGAAAGAACGAAGAACCGGGTCCTGGTTAAGGGCCTGATTCCGCCGAAAACAACCCTGGTTTACGCTACCATTTTGGGTATTGCGGGCTTTGCGTTGCTGTATATCGGTGCCAATCCGCTGGCGATGTGGCTGGCTGTGATGGGCTTTGTGGTTTATGTCGGGGTTTATAGCCTGTATATGAAACGCAAATCGGTATATGGCACGCTGATCGGCAGCTTGTCAGGGGCAGCGCCTCCAGTTATCGGTTACTGTGCCGTTTCCGGCCAGTTCGATATGGGCGCGCTGATCCTGCTGCTGATCTTCAGCCTGTGGCAGATGCCGCACTCGTACGCGATTGCCATCTTCCGCTTTAAAGATTATCAGGCTGCCAACATTCCGGTTCTGCCGGTAGTGAAAGGCATTTCAGTGGCTAAACACCACATCACCGTCTACATCATTGCTTTTATGGTGGCGACCTTGATGCTGACCTTGAGCGGCTACGCGGGTTATAAATACCTGATTGTGGCTGCCGCCGTGAGCGTCTGGTGGTTGGGCATGGCGCTGAAAGGTTACAAAACCGAAAACGACATCGTGTGGGCAAGAAAGCTGTTTGTCTTCTCGATTATCGCGATCACTTCGCTGAGCGTCATGATGTCTATCGACTTCAACGCCGCTTCGCCGAACAACTTGTTAACCTACGTCTGGTAA
- the cyoB gene encoding cytochrome o ubiquinol oxidase subunit I — MLGKLTLDAIPYHEPIIVVTVAAIIIGGLAVLAGITYFGKWKYLWNEWITSVDHKKLGIMYIILAFVMLLRGFADAIMMRSQQVLASAGEPGFLPPHHYDQIFTAHGVIMIFFMAMPFVIGLMNVVVPLQIGARDVAFPFLNNISFWFTAAAVVLINISLGVGEFAQTGWLAYPPLSGKEYSPGVGVDYWIWSLQISGIGTLLTGVNFFATILKMRAPGMPLMKMPVFTWAALCTNVLIIVSFPILTVTVALLTLDRYLGTHFFTNDMGGNMMMYINLIWAWGHPEVYILVLPVFGVFSEVTATFSKKRLFGYTSLVWATIAITVLSFVVWLHHFFTMGSGANVNAFFGIMTMIISIPTGVKIFNWLFTMYQGRIQLNAAMLWTIGFIITFSVGGMTGVLLAVPGADFVLHNSLFLIAHFHNVIIGGVVFGCFAGLTYWFPKSFGFTLNEKWGVRSFWFWIIGFFVAFMPLYALGFMGMTRRVSQNIDPEFHPLLVVAACGAALIAIGILCQLIMIVVSVRDRDQNRDLTGDPWGARTLEWATSSPPPFYNFAVVPQVHDRDAFWDMKEKGEAYVKPAKYEKIHMPRNSGAGFIIAMLSLVSGFALIWDIWWLALVSFIALVVTWIVKSFDEDVDYYVPVEEIERIESQHFEQISKAGLKHGN, encoded by the coding sequence ATGTTGGGAAAATTAACACTTGATGCGATCCCGTATCATGAACCGATTATCGTGGTCACCGTTGCCGCGATAATTATTGGTGGCTTGGCCGTTCTGGCCGGCATCACCTATTTCGGCAAATGGAAATATTTGTGGAACGAATGGATCACCTCCGTTGACCACAAAAAATTAGGTATCATGTACATCATTCTGGCCTTCGTCATGCTGTTGCGTGGCTTTGCCGATGCCATCATGATGCGTAGCCAGCAAGTCCTCGCCTCTGCGGGAGAACCGGGCTTCCTACCGCCTCATCACTACGACCAAATCTTTACCGCGCACGGCGTGATCATGATCTTCTTCATGGCGATGCCTTTCGTTATCGGTCTGATGAACGTGGTTGTGCCGCTGCAAATCGGTGCTCGTGACGTTGCATTCCCGTTCCTGAACAACATCAGCTTCTGGTTTACCGCCGCTGCCGTTGTACTGATCAACATCTCTCTGGGGGTTGGTGAGTTCGCGCAGACCGGTTGGTTGGCCTATCCGCCGTTGTCAGGTAAGGAGTACAGTCCGGGTGTCGGGGTCGATTATTGGATATGGAGTCTCCAGATATCCGGTATTGGTACCTTGCTGACCGGTGTTAACTTCTTCGCCACCATCCTCAAGATGCGTGCGCCTGGTATGCCGCTGATGAAAATGCCGGTATTTACCTGGGCTGCGTTGTGTACCAACGTCTTGATCATCGTGTCGTTCCCAATTCTGACCGTAACCGTTGCGTTGCTGACCCTGGATCGCTATCTGGGCACCCATTTCTTCACCAATGATATGGGCGGCAACATGATGATGTACATCAACCTGATTTGGGCCTGGGGCCATCCGGAAGTGTATATCTTGGTTCTGCCAGTATTTGGTGTGTTCTCAGAAGTTACTGCGACCTTCTCCAAAAAACGTCTGTTCGGCTACACCTCACTGGTATGGGCAACCATCGCCATCACCGTGTTGTCGTTCGTTGTTTGGCTGCACCACTTCTTCACCATGGGTTCAGGTGCCAACGTCAATGCCTTCTTCGGTATCATGACGATGATTATTTCTATCCCAACAGGGGTAAAAATCTTCAACTGGCTGTTCACCATGTACCAAGGCCGTATCCAGCTTAACGCTGCGATGCTGTGGACTATCGGCTTCATCATCACCTTCTCTGTAGGTGGTATGACCGGCGTTCTGTTGGCTGTTCCAGGCGCAGACTTCGTGCTGCACAACAGCTTGTTCCTGATTGCTCACTTCCATAACGTTATTATCGGTGGTGTGGTATTCGGTTGCTTCGCTGGCCTGACTTACTGGTTCCCTAAATCCTTCGGCTTCACGCTGAATGAAAAATGGGGTGTGCGTTCATTCTGGTTCTGGATCATCGGCTTCTTCGTCGCCTTCATGCCGCTCTATGCACTGGGCTTCATGGGTATGACTCGCCGCGTTAGCCAGAATATCGACCCTGAGTTCCACCCATTACTGGTCGTGGCAGCTTGTGGTGCAGCATTGATTGCAATCGGTATTCTTTGCCAACTGATCATGATCGTTGTGAGTGTTCGTGACCGCGACCAGAACCGTGACCTGACGGGTGACCCGTGGGGCGCACGTACTCTGGAGTGGGCAACCTCTTCTCCTCCTCCGTTCTATAACTTCGCAGTAGTACCTCAGGTACATGACCGCGACGCGTTCTGGGACATGAAAGAGAAAGGCGAAGCTTATGTTAAACCAGCAAAATATGAAAAAATTCATATGCCACGTAACAGCGGCGCAGGCTTCATCATTGCGATGCTCAGCCTGGTAAGCGGTTTTGCATTAATCTGGGATATCTGGTGGTTGGCGCTGGTTAGCTTCATCGCACTGGTTGTAACCTGGATTGTGAAAAGCTTCGATGAAGATGTTGATTACTACGTGCCGGTTGAAGAAATCGAACGTATTGAGAGCCAACATTTTGAACAAATCAGCAAAGCAGGCTTGAAACATGGCAACTGA
- a CDS encoding cytochrome o ubiquinol oxidase subunit IV: MSHSATSHGGASHGSVKSYLIGFILSVILTVIPFAMVMSDTASHSLIIGTVVASAIIQIVVHLVYFLHLSTASEARWNLVAFLFTAVIIFIVVVGSLWIMYNLNLNMMVS; the protein is encoded by the coding sequence ATGAGTCATTCTGCCACTTCCCATGGCGGCGCAAGCCACGGCAGCGTGAAGTCATACCTGATTGGCTTCATCCTGTCAGTTATTCTGACGGTTATCCCGTTTGCCATGGTAATGAGCGATACAGCTTCACATTCGCTTATCATTGGCACGGTGGTCGCATCTGCGATTATCCAGATCGTTGTACATCTGGTTTACTTCCTGCACTTAAGTACTGCATCGGAAGCACGCTGGAACCTGGTGGCATTTCTGTTCACCGCTGTGATTATCTTTATCGTCGTTGTGGGCTCACTGTGGATTATGTATAACCTCAACCTCAATATGATGGTCAGTTAA